A stretch of the Theropithecus gelada isolate Dixy chromosome 7a, Tgel_1.0, whole genome shotgun sequence genome encodes the following:
- the PLCB2 gene encoding 1-phosphatidylinositol 4,5-bisphosphate phosphodiesterase beta-2 isoform X2, whose translation MSLLNPVLLPPRVKAYLSQGERFIKWDDETTIASPVILRVDPKGYYLYWTYQSKEMEFLDITSIRDTRFGKFAKMPKSQKLRDVFNMDFPDNSFLLKTLTVVSGPDMVDLTFHNFVSYKENVGKVWAEDILALVKHPLTANASRSTFLDKILVKLKMQLNSEGKIPVKNFFQMFPADRKRVEAALSACHLPKGKNDAINPEDFPEPVYKSFLMSLCPRPEIDEIFTSYHAKAKPYMTKEHLTKFINQKQRDSRLNSLLFPPARPDQVQGLIDKYEPSGINVQRGQLSPEGMVWFLCGPENSVLAQDKLLLHHDMTQPLNHYFINSSHNTYLTAGQFSGLSSAEMYRQVLLSGCRCVELDCWKGKPPDEEPIITHGFTMTTDIFFKEAIEAIAESAFKTSPYPIILSFENHVDSPRQQAKMAEYCRTIFGDMLLTEPLEKFPLKPGVPLPSPEDLRGKILIKNKKNQFSSPTSSSKDPGGEAEGSSPRSAPAVWAGEEGTELEDEEVEEEEEEESGNLDEEEIKKMQSDEGTAGLEVTAYEEMSSLVNYIQPTKFISFEFSAQKNRSYVISSFTELKAYDLLSKASVQFVDYNKRQMSRIYPKGTRMDSSNYMPQMFWNAGCQMVALNFQTMDLPMQQNMAVFEFNGQSGYLLKHEFMRRPDKQFNPFSVDRIDVVVATTLSITVISGQFLSERSVRTYVEVELFGLPGDPKRRYRTKLSPSTNSINPVWKEEPFVFEKILMPELASLRVAVMEEGNKFLGHRIIPINALNSGYHHLCLHSESNMPLTMPALFVFLEMKDYVPGAWADLTVALANPIKFFNAHDKRSVKLKEVMGGLPEKPFPLASPVASQVNGALAPKSNGSPAAKAWAREEAMKEVAEPRTASLEELRELKGVVKLQRRHEKELRELERRGARRWEELLQRGAAQLAELGPRGAGGGGAGKLGPGKGSRKKRSLPCEESAGTAPGESPEGMDARVRELKDRLELELLRQGEEQYECVLKRKEQHVAEQISKMMELAREKQAAELKALKETAEIDTKEMKKKLETKRLERIQGMTKVTADKMAQERLKREINNSHIQEVVQVIKQMTENLEKHQEKLEEKQAACLEQIREMEKQFQKEALAEYEARMKGLEAEVKESVRACFRTCFPSETKDKPERDCECPPELCEQDPVVAKTDVQESHL comes from the exons ATGTCTCTGCTCAACCCTGTGCTGCTGCCCCCCAGGGTGAAGGCCTATCTGAGCCAAGGGGAGCGCTTCATCAAATGGGATGAT GAAACTACAATTGCCTCTCCAGTTATCCTCCGTGTGGATCCTAAGGGCTACTACTTATACTGGACATATCAAAGCAAG GAGATGGAGTTTCTGGATATCACCAGCATCCGGGACACTCGCTTTGGGAAGTTTGCCAAGATGCCCAAG AGCCAGAAGCTCCGGGACGTCTTCAACATGGACTTTCCTGACAACAGCTTCCTGCTGAAGACGCTCACCGTGGTGTCTGGCCCGGACATGGTGGACCTCACCTTCCACAACTTCGTCTCCTACAAGGAGAACGTGGGCAAG GTCTGGGCTGAGGACATACTGGCCCTAGTCAAGCATCCGCTGACGGCCAACGCCTCCCGCAGCACCTTCCTGGACAAGAT CCTCGTGAAGCTCAAGATGCAGCTCAACTCTGAAGGGAAGATTCCAGTGAAGAA CTTTTTCCAGATGTTTCCTGCTGACCGCAAGCGGGTGGAAGCTGCTCTCAGTGCCTGCCACCTCCCTAAAGGCAAG AATGACGCCATCAATCCTGAGGACTTCCCAGAACCTGTCTACAAGAGTTTCCTCATGAGCCTCTGTCCTCGGCCAGAAATAGATGAGATCTTCACTTCTTA CCATGCTAAGGCCAAACCCTACATGACGAAGGAGCACCTGACCAAATTCATCAACCAGAAACAGCGGGACTCCCGGCTTAACTCCCTGCTGTTCCCGCCAGCACGGCCTGACCAGGTGCAGGGCCTCATCGACAAGTATGAGCCCAGTGGCATCAATGTGCAGAGGG GCCAGTTGTCACCTGAGGGCATGGTCTGGTTTCTCTGTGGGCCGGAGAACAGTGTGCTGGCCCAGGACAAGCTGCTGCTCCACCACGACATGACACAGCCACTCAATCATTACTTCATCAACTCGTCCCACAACACCTACCTGACAG CGGGCCAGTTCTCAGGCCTCTCCTCGGCTGAGATGTACCGCCAGGTGCTGCTGTCCGGCTGCCGTTGCGTGGAGCTAGATTGCTGGAAGGGGAAACCCCCTGACGAAGAGCCCATTATCACCCACGGCTTCACCATGACCACAGACATCTTCTTCAAA GAAGCAATTGAGGCTATTGCAGAAAGCGCCTTTAAGACCTCCCCGTATCCTATCATCCTGTCATTTGAGAACCATGTGGACTC ACCCCGCCAGCAGGCTAAGATGGCTGAGTATTGCCGGACGATCTTTGGGGATATGCTGCTCACAGAGCCCCTGGAAAAGTTCCCA CTGAAACCAGGTGtccccctgcccagccctgagGATCTCAGGGGCAAGATCCTCATCAAGAACAAGAAGAACCAGTTTTCCAGCCCCACCTCCTCCAGTAAGGATCCTGGgggggaggctgagggcagcagCCCACGCAGTGCCCCTGCAG TGTGGGCTGGCGAGGAAGGGACTGAGCTGGAGGAcgaggaggtggaagaggaagaggaggaggagtcagGAAACCTGGACGAAGAAGAGATTAAGAAGATGCAGTCGGATGAG GGCACAGCGGGCCTGGAAGTGACGGCTTATGAGGAGATGTCCAGCCTAGTCAATTACATTCAGCCCACCAAGTTCATCTCCTTTGAGTTCTCTGCTC AAAAGAACCGAAGTTATGTCATCTCGTCCTTCACAGAACTCAAGGCATATGACCTGCTCTCCAAGGCCTCGGTGCAGTTTGTGGA CTACAACAAGCGCCAGATGAGCCGCATTTACCCCAAGGGAACCCGCATGGACTCCTCCAACTACATGCCCCAGATGTTCTGGAATGCTGGATGCCAGATGGTTGCCCTCAACTTCCAGACGATGG ACTTGCCCATGCAGCAGAACATGGCAGTGTTTGAGTTCAATGGGCAGAGCGGCTACCTCCTCAAGCACGAGTTCATGCGCCGGCCGGACAAGCAGTTCAACCCCTTCTCAGTGGACCGCATCGACGTGGTGGTGGCCACCACCCTTTCTATCACG GTGATCTCTGGGCAGTTCCTGTCAGAACGCAGCGTGCGCACCTATGTGGAAGTGGAGCTGTTTGGCCTTCCTGGGGACCCCAAGAGGCGCTACCGAACTAAGCTGTCACCCAGTACCAATTCCATCAATCCTGTCTGGAAGGAGGAGCCCTTTGTCTTTGAGAAG ATCTTGATGCCTGAGCTGGCCTCTCTCAGGGTGGCTGTGATGGAGGAAGGCAACAAGTTTCTTGGACACCGCATCATCCCCATCAATGCCCTAAATTCTG GGTACCACCACCTGTGCCTACACAGTGAGAGCAACATGCCCCTCACCATGCCTGCGCTCTTCGTCTTCCTGGAGATGAAGGACTACGTACCTGGTGCCTGGGCAG ATCTCACTGTGGCCCTCGCCAACCCCATCAAGTTCTTCAATGCCCATGACAAGAGGTCTGTGAAGCTCAAGGAGGTCATGGGAGGGCTGCCTGAG AAGCCCTTCCCACTGGCGAGTCCAGTTGCCAGCCAGGTCAATGGTGCGTTGGCCCCAAAGAGCAATGGGTCACCAG CAGCCAAGGCCTGGGCCAGGGAAGAGGCTATGAAAGAAGTTGCGG AGCCACGGACCGCCAGCCTGGAGGAGCTCCGGGAGCTAAAGGGCGTCGTGAAGCTGCAGCGGCGGCACGAGAAGGAACTGCGGGAGTTGGAGCGGCGCGGAGCGCGGCGCTGGGAGGAGCTGCTGCAGCGGGGCGCGGCGCAGCTGGCCGAGCTCGGGCCACGGGGCGCTGGGGGTGGCGGGGCCGGCAAGCTCGGCCCGGGCAAAGGCTCTCGCAAGAAGAG GAGCCTGCCTTGCGAGGAGAGCGCCGGAACCGCGCCGGGCGAGAGCCCTGAGGGCATGGACGCGCGCGTGCGGGAGCTGAAGgacaggctggagctggagctgctgcGGCAGGGCGAGGAGCAGTACGAGTGCGTTCTGAAGCGCAAGGAGCAGCACGTGGCCGAG CAAATCTCCAAAATGATGGAGCTGGCCAGAGAGAAACAGGCGGCAGAGCTGAAGGCCCTGAAGGAGACCGCGGAGAT CGACAccaaagagatgaagaaaaagctGGAGACCAAGAGACTGGAGCGGATCCAGGGCATGACCAAAGTCACCGCAGATAAGATGGCCCAGGAGAG GTTGAAGAGAGAGATTAACAACTCCCACATCCAGGAAGTAGTGCAGGTGATCAAGCAG ATGACAGAGAACTTGGAGAAGCACCAGGAGAAGCTGGAAGAGAAGCAGGCTGCTTGCCTGGAACAGATACGGGAGATGGAAAAGCAG TTCCAGAAGGAGGCGCTGGCAGAGTATGAGGCCAGGATGAagggtctggaggcagaggtgaaggAGTCGGTGAGGGCCTGCTTCAGGACCTGCTTTCCCTCTGAGACCAAGGACAAGCCTGAGAGGGACTGCGAGTGCCCCCCGGAGCTGTGTGAGCAGGACCCAGTCGTAGCAAAGACAGATGTCCAGGAGAGCCACCTTTGA
- the PLCB2 gene encoding 1-phosphatidylinositol 4,5-bisphosphate phosphodiesterase beta-2 isoform X3, which yields MSLLNPVLLPPRVKAYLSQGERFIKWDDETTIASPVILRVDPKGYYLYWTYQSKEMEFLDITSIRDTRFGKFAKMPKSQKLRDVFNMDFPDNSFLLKTLTVVSGPDMVDLTFHNFVSYKENVGKVWAEDILALVKHPLTANASRSTFLDKILVKLKMQLNSEGKIPVKNFFQMFPADRKRVEAALSACHLPKGKNDAINPEDFPEPVYKSFLMSLCPRPEIDEIFTSYHAKAKPYMTKEHLTKFINQKQRDSRLNSLLFPPARPDQVQGLIDKYEPSGINVQRGQLSPEGMVWFLCGPENSVLAQDKLLLHHDMTQPLNHYFINSSHNTYLTAGQFSGLSSAEMYRQVLLSGCRCVELDCWKGKPPDEEPIITHGFTMTTDIFFKEAIEAIAESAFKTSPYPIILSFENHVDSPRQQAKMAEYCRTIFGDMLLTEPLEKFPLKPGVPLPSPEDLRGKILIKNKKNQFSSPTSSSKDPGGEAEGSSPRSAPAGEGTVWAGEEGTELEDEEVEEEEEEESGNLDEEEIKKMQSDEGTAGLEVTAYEEMSSLVNYIQPTKFISFEFSAQKNRSYVISSFTELKAYDLLSKASVQFVDYNKRQMSRIYPKGTRMDSSNYMPQMFWNAGCQMVALNFQTMDLPMQQNMAVFEFNGQSGYLLKHEFMRRPDKQFNPFSVDRIDVVVATTLSITVISGQFLSERSVRTYVEVELFGLPGDPKRRYRTKLSPSTNSINPVWKEEPFVFEKILMPELASLRVAVMEEGNKFLGHRIIPINALNSGYHHLCLHSESNMPLTMPALFVFLEMKDYVPGAWADLTVALANPIKFFNAHDKRSVKLKEVMGGLPEKPFPLASPVASQVNGALAPKSNGSPEPRTASLEELRELKGVVKLQRRHEKELRELERRGARRWEELLQRGAAQLAELGPRGAGGGGAGKLGPGKGSRKKRSLPCEESAGTAPGESPEGMDARVRELKDRLELELLRQGEEQYECVLKRKEQHVAEQISKMMELAREKQAAELKALKETAEIDTKEMKKKLETKRLERIQGMTKVTADKMAQERLKREINNSHIQEVVQVIKQMTENLEKHQEKLEEKQAACLEQIREMEKQFQKEALAEYEARMKGLEAEVKESVRACFRTCFPSETKDKPERDCECPPELCEQDPVVAKTDVQESHL from the exons ATGTCTCTGCTCAACCCTGTGCTGCTGCCCCCCAGGGTGAAGGCCTATCTGAGCCAAGGGGAGCGCTTCATCAAATGGGATGAT GAAACTACAATTGCCTCTCCAGTTATCCTCCGTGTGGATCCTAAGGGCTACTACTTATACTGGACATATCAAAGCAAG GAGATGGAGTTTCTGGATATCACCAGCATCCGGGACACTCGCTTTGGGAAGTTTGCCAAGATGCCCAAG AGCCAGAAGCTCCGGGACGTCTTCAACATGGACTTTCCTGACAACAGCTTCCTGCTGAAGACGCTCACCGTGGTGTCTGGCCCGGACATGGTGGACCTCACCTTCCACAACTTCGTCTCCTACAAGGAGAACGTGGGCAAG GTCTGGGCTGAGGACATACTGGCCCTAGTCAAGCATCCGCTGACGGCCAACGCCTCCCGCAGCACCTTCCTGGACAAGAT CCTCGTGAAGCTCAAGATGCAGCTCAACTCTGAAGGGAAGATTCCAGTGAAGAA CTTTTTCCAGATGTTTCCTGCTGACCGCAAGCGGGTGGAAGCTGCTCTCAGTGCCTGCCACCTCCCTAAAGGCAAG AATGACGCCATCAATCCTGAGGACTTCCCAGAACCTGTCTACAAGAGTTTCCTCATGAGCCTCTGTCCTCGGCCAGAAATAGATGAGATCTTCACTTCTTA CCATGCTAAGGCCAAACCCTACATGACGAAGGAGCACCTGACCAAATTCATCAACCAGAAACAGCGGGACTCCCGGCTTAACTCCCTGCTGTTCCCGCCAGCACGGCCTGACCAGGTGCAGGGCCTCATCGACAAGTATGAGCCCAGTGGCATCAATGTGCAGAGGG GCCAGTTGTCACCTGAGGGCATGGTCTGGTTTCTCTGTGGGCCGGAGAACAGTGTGCTGGCCCAGGACAAGCTGCTGCTCCACCACGACATGACACAGCCACTCAATCATTACTTCATCAACTCGTCCCACAACACCTACCTGACAG CGGGCCAGTTCTCAGGCCTCTCCTCGGCTGAGATGTACCGCCAGGTGCTGCTGTCCGGCTGCCGTTGCGTGGAGCTAGATTGCTGGAAGGGGAAACCCCCTGACGAAGAGCCCATTATCACCCACGGCTTCACCATGACCACAGACATCTTCTTCAAA GAAGCAATTGAGGCTATTGCAGAAAGCGCCTTTAAGACCTCCCCGTATCCTATCATCCTGTCATTTGAGAACCATGTGGACTC ACCCCGCCAGCAGGCTAAGATGGCTGAGTATTGCCGGACGATCTTTGGGGATATGCTGCTCACAGAGCCCCTGGAAAAGTTCCCA CTGAAACCAGGTGtccccctgcccagccctgagGATCTCAGGGGCAAGATCCTCATCAAGAACAAGAAGAACCAGTTTTCCAGCCCCACCTCCTCCAGTAAGGATCCTGGgggggaggctgagggcagcagCCCACGCAGTGCCCCTGCAGGTGAGGGCACAG TGTGGGCTGGCGAGGAAGGGACTGAGCTGGAGGAcgaggaggtggaagaggaagaggaggaggagtcagGAAACCTGGACGAAGAAGAGATTAAGAAGATGCAGTCGGATGAG GGCACAGCGGGCCTGGAAGTGACGGCTTATGAGGAGATGTCCAGCCTAGTCAATTACATTCAGCCCACCAAGTTCATCTCCTTTGAGTTCTCTGCTC AAAAGAACCGAAGTTATGTCATCTCGTCCTTCACAGAACTCAAGGCATATGACCTGCTCTCCAAGGCCTCGGTGCAGTTTGTGGA CTACAACAAGCGCCAGATGAGCCGCATTTACCCCAAGGGAACCCGCATGGACTCCTCCAACTACATGCCCCAGATGTTCTGGAATGCTGGATGCCAGATGGTTGCCCTCAACTTCCAGACGATGG ACTTGCCCATGCAGCAGAACATGGCAGTGTTTGAGTTCAATGGGCAGAGCGGCTACCTCCTCAAGCACGAGTTCATGCGCCGGCCGGACAAGCAGTTCAACCCCTTCTCAGTGGACCGCATCGACGTGGTGGTGGCCACCACCCTTTCTATCACG GTGATCTCTGGGCAGTTCCTGTCAGAACGCAGCGTGCGCACCTATGTGGAAGTGGAGCTGTTTGGCCTTCCTGGGGACCCCAAGAGGCGCTACCGAACTAAGCTGTCACCCAGTACCAATTCCATCAATCCTGTCTGGAAGGAGGAGCCCTTTGTCTTTGAGAAG ATCTTGATGCCTGAGCTGGCCTCTCTCAGGGTGGCTGTGATGGAGGAAGGCAACAAGTTTCTTGGACACCGCATCATCCCCATCAATGCCCTAAATTCTG GGTACCACCACCTGTGCCTACACAGTGAGAGCAACATGCCCCTCACCATGCCTGCGCTCTTCGTCTTCCTGGAGATGAAGGACTACGTACCTGGTGCCTGGGCAG ATCTCACTGTGGCCCTCGCCAACCCCATCAAGTTCTTCAATGCCCATGACAAGAGGTCTGTGAAGCTCAAGGAGGTCATGGGAGGGCTGCCTGAG AAGCCCTTCCCACTGGCGAGTCCAGTTGCCAGCCAGGTCAATGGTGCGTTGGCCCCAAAGAGCAATGGGTCACCAG AGCCACGGACCGCCAGCCTGGAGGAGCTCCGGGAGCTAAAGGGCGTCGTGAAGCTGCAGCGGCGGCACGAGAAGGAACTGCGGGAGTTGGAGCGGCGCGGAGCGCGGCGCTGGGAGGAGCTGCTGCAGCGGGGCGCGGCGCAGCTGGCCGAGCTCGGGCCACGGGGCGCTGGGGGTGGCGGGGCCGGCAAGCTCGGCCCGGGCAAAGGCTCTCGCAAGAAGAG GAGCCTGCCTTGCGAGGAGAGCGCCGGAACCGCGCCGGGCGAGAGCCCTGAGGGCATGGACGCGCGCGTGCGGGAGCTGAAGgacaggctggagctggagctgctgcGGCAGGGCGAGGAGCAGTACGAGTGCGTTCTGAAGCGCAAGGAGCAGCACGTGGCCGAG CAAATCTCCAAAATGATGGAGCTGGCCAGAGAGAAACAGGCGGCAGAGCTGAAGGCCCTGAAGGAGACCGCGGAGAT CGACAccaaagagatgaagaaaaagctGGAGACCAAGAGACTGGAGCGGATCCAGGGCATGACCAAAGTCACCGCAGATAAGATGGCCCAGGAGAG GTTGAAGAGAGAGATTAACAACTCCCACATCCAGGAAGTAGTGCAGGTGATCAAGCAG ATGACAGAGAACTTGGAGAAGCACCAGGAGAAGCTGGAAGAGAAGCAGGCTGCTTGCCTGGAACAGATACGGGAGATGGAAAAGCAG TTCCAGAAGGAGGCGCTGGCAGAGTATGAGGCCAGGATGAagggtctggaggcagaggtgaaggAGTCGGTGAGGGCCTGCTTCAGGACCTGCTTTCCCTCTGAGACCAAGGACAAGCCTGAGAGGGACTGCGAGTGCCCCCCGGAGCTGTGTGAGCAGGACCCAGTCGTAGCAAAGACAGATGTCCAGGAGAGCCACCTTTGA
- the PLCB2 gene encoding 1-phosphatidylinositol 4,5-bisphosphate phosphodiesterase beta-2 isoform X1 produces MSLLNPVLLPPRVKAYLSQGERFIKWDDETTIASPVILRVDPKGYYLYWTYQSKEMEFLDITSIRDTRFGKFAKMPKSQKLRDVFNMDFPDNSFLLKTLTVVSGPDMVDLTFHNFVSYKENVGKVWAEDILALVKHPLTANASRSTFLDKILVKLKMQLNSEGKIPVKNFFQMFPADRKRVEAALSACHLPKGKNDAINPEDFPEPVYKSFLMSLCPRPEIDEIFTSYHAKAKPYMTKEHLTKFINQKQRDSRLNSLLFPPARPDQVQGLIDKYEPSGINVQRGQLSPEGMVWFLCGPENSVLAQDKLLLHHDMTQPLNHYFINSSHNTYLTAGQFSGLSSAEMYRQVLLSGCRCVELDCWKGKPPDEEPIITHGFTMTTDIFFKEAIEAIAESAFKTSPYPIILSFENHVDSPRQQAKMAEYCRTIFGDMLLTEPLEKFPLKPGVPLPSPEDLRGKILIKNKKNQFSSPTSSSKDPGGEAEGSSPRSAPAGEGTVWAGEEGTELEDEEVEEEEEEESGNLDEEEIKKMQSDEGTAGLEVTAYEEMSSLVNYIQPTKFISFEFSAQKNRSYVISSFTELKAYDLLSKASVQFVDYNKRQMSRIYPKGTRMDSSNYMPQMFWNAGCQMVALNFQTMDLPMQQNMAVFEFNGQSGYLLKHEFMRRPDKQFNPFSVDRIDVVVATTLSITVISGQFLSERSVRTYVEVELFGLPGDPKRRYRTKLSPSTNSINPVWKEEPFVFEKILMPELASLRVAVMEEGNKFLGHRIIPINALNSGYHHLCLHSESNMPLTMPALFVFLEMKDYVPGAWADLTVALANPIKFFNAHDKRSVKLKEVMGGLPEKPFPLASPVASQVNGALAPKSNGSPAAKAWAREEAMKEVAEPRTASLEELRELKGVVKLQRRHEKELRELERRGARRWEELLQRGAAQLAELGPRGAGGGGAGKLGPGKGSRKKRSLPCEESAGTAPGESPEGMDARVRELKDRLELELLRQGEEQYECVLKRKEQHVAEQISKMMELAREKQAAELKALKETAEIDTKEMKKKLETKRLERIQGMTKVTADKMAQERLKREINNSHIQEVVQVIKQMTENLEKHQEKLEEKQAACLEQIREMEKQFQKEALAEYEARMKGLEAEVKESVRACFRTCFPSETKDKPERDCECPPELCEQDPVVAKTDVQESHL; encoded by the exons ATGTCTCTGCTCAACCCTGTGCTGCTGCCCCCCAGGGTGAAGGCCTATCTGAGCCAAGGGGAGCGCTTCATCAAATGGGATGAT GAAACTACAATTGCCTCTCCAGTTATCCTCCGTGTGGATCCTAAGGGCTACTACTTATACTGGACATATCAAAGCAAG GAGATGGAGTTTCTGGATATCACCAGCATCCGGGACACTCGCTTTGGGAAGTTTGCCAAGATGCCCAAG AGCCAGAAGCTCCGGGACGTCTTCAACATGGACTTTCCTGACAACAGCTTCCTGCTGAAGACGCTCACCGTGGTGTCTGGCCCGGACATGGTGGACCTCACCTTCCACAACTTCGTCTCCTACAAGGAGAACGTGGGCAAG GTCTGGGCTGAGGACATACTGGCCCTAGTCAAGCATCCGCTGACGGCCAACGCCTCCCGCAGCACCTTCCTGGACAAGAT CCTCGTGAAGCTCAAGATGCAGCTCAACTCTGAAGGGAAGATTCCAGTGAAGAA CTTTTTCCAGATGTTTCCTGCTGACCGCAAGCGGGTGGAAGCTGCTCTCAGTGCCTGCCACCTCCCTAAAGGCAAG AATGACGCCATCAATCCTGAGGACTTCCCAGAACCTGTCTACAAGAGTTTCCTCATGAGCCTCTGTCCTCGGCCAGAAATAGATGAGATCTTCACTTCTTA CCATGCTAAGGCCAAACCCTACATGACGAAGGAGCACCTGACCAAATTCATCAACCAGAAACAGCGGGACTCCCGGCTTAACTCCCTGCTGTTCCCGCCAGCACGGCCTGACCAGGTGCAGGGCCTCATCGACAAGTATGAGCCCAGTGGCATCAATGTGCAGAGGG GCCAGTTGTCACCTGAGGGCATGGTCTGGTTTCTCTGTGGGCCGGAGAACAGTGTGCTGGCCCAGGACAAGCTGCTGCTCCACCACGACATGACACAGCCACTCAATCATTACTTCATCAACTCGTCCCACAACACCTACCTGACAG CGGGCCAGTTCTCAGGCCTCTCCTCGGCTGAGATGTACCGCCAGGTGCTGCTGTCCGGCTGCCGTTGCGTGGAGCTAGATTGCTGGAAGGGGAAACCCCCTGACGAAGAGCCCATTATCACCCACGGCTTCACCATGACCACAGACATCTTCTTCAAA GAAGCAATTGAGGCTATTGCAGAAAGCGCCTTTAAGACCTCCCCGTATCCTATCATCCTGTCATTTGAGAACCATGTGGACTC ACCCCGCCAGCAGGCTAAGATGGCTGAGTATTGCCGGACGATCTTTGGGGATATGCTGCTCACAGAGCCCCTGGAAAAGTTCCCA CTGAAACCAGGTGtccccctgcccagccctgagGATCTCAGGGGCAAGATCCTCATCAAGAACAAGAAGAACCAGTTTTCCAGCCCCACCTCCTCCAGTAAGGATCCTGGgggggaggctgagggcagcagCCCACGCAGTGCCCCTGCAGGTGAGGGCACAG TGTGGGCTGGCGAGGAAGGGACTGAGCTGGAGGAcgaggaggtggaagaggaagaggaggaggagtcagGAAACCTGGACGAAGAAGAGATTAAGAAGATGCAGTCGGATGAG GGCACAGCGGGCCTGGAAGTGACGGCTTATGAGGAGATGTCCAGCCTAGTCAATTACATTCAGCCCACCAAGTTCATCTCCTTTGAGTTCTCTGCTC AAAAGAACCGAAGTTATGTCATCTCGTCCTTCACAGAACTCAAGGCATATGACCTGCTCTCCAAGGCCTCGGTGCAGTTTGTGGA CTACAACAAGCGCCAGATGAGCCGCATTTACCCCAAGGGAACCCGCATGGACTCCTCCAACTACATGCCCCAGATGTTCTGGAATGCTGGATGCCAGATGGTTGCCCTCAACTTCCAGACGATGG ACTTGCCCATGCAGCAGAACATGGCAGTGTTTGAGTTCAATGGGCAGAGCGGCTACCTCCTCAAGCACGAGTTCATGCGCCGGCCGGACAAGCAGTTCAACCCCTTCTCAGTGGACCGCATCGACGTGGTGGTGGCCACCACCCTTTCTATCACG GTGATCTCTGGGCAGTTCCTGTCAGAACGCAGCGTGCGCACCTATGTGGAAGTGGAGCTGTTTGGCCTTCCTGGGGACCCCAAGAGGCGCTACCGAACTAAGCTGTCACCCAGTACCAATTCCATCAATCCTGTCTGGAAGGAGGAGCCCTTTGTCTTTGAGAAG ATCTTGATGCCTGAGCTGGCCTCTCTCAGGGTGGCTGTGATGGAGGAAGGCAACAAGTTTCTTGGACACCGCATCATCCCCATCAATGCCCTAAATTCTG GGTACCACCACCTGTGCCTACACAGTGAGAGCAACATGCCCCTCACCATGCCTGCGCTCTTCGTCTTCCTGGAGATGAAGGACTACGTACCTGGTGCCTGGGCAG ATCTCACTGTGGCCCTCGCCAACCCCATCAAGTTCTTCAATGCCCATGACAAGAGGTCTGTGAAGCTCAAGGAGGTCATGGGAGGGCTGCCTGAG AAGCCCTTCCCACTGGCGAGTCCAGTTGCCAGCCAGGTCAATGGTGCGTTGGCCCCAAAGAGCAATGGGTCACCAG CAGCCAAGGCCTGGGCCAGGGAAGAGGCTATGAAAGAAGTTGCGG AGCCACGGACCGCCAGCCTGGAGGAGCTCCGGGAGCTAAAGGGCGTCGTGAAGCTGCAGCGGCGGCACGAGAAGGAACTGCGGGAGTTGGAGCGGCGCGGAGCGCGGCGCTGGGAGGAGCTGCTGCAGCGGGGCGCGGCGCAGCTGGCCGAGCTCGGGCCACGGGGCGCTGGGGGTGGCGGGGCCGGCAAGCTCGGCCCGGGCAAAGGCTCTCGCAAGAAGAG GAGCCTGCCTTGCGAGGAGAGCGCCGGAACCGCGCCGGGCGAGAGCCCTGAGGGCATGGACGCGCGCGTGCGGGAGCTGAAGgacaggctggagctggagctgctgcGGCAGGGCGAGGAGCAGTACGAGTGCGTTCTGAAGCGCAAGGAGCAGCACGTGGCCGAG CAAATCTCCAAAATGATGGAGCTGGCCAGAGAGAAACAGGCGGCAGAGCTGAAGGCCCTGAAGGAGACCGCGGAGAT CGACAccaaagagatgaagaaaaagctGGAGACCAAGAGACTGGAGCGGATCCAGGGCATGACCAAAGTCACCGCAGATAAGATGGCCCAGGAGAG GTTGAAGAGAGAGATTAACAACTCCCACATCCAGGAAGTAGTGCAGGTGATCAAGCAG ATGACAGAGAACTTGGAGAAGCACCAGGAGAAGCTGGAAGAGAAGCAGGCTGCTTGCCTGGAACAGATACGGGAGATGGAAAAGCAG TTCCAGAAGGAGGCGCTGGCAGAGTATGAGGCCAGGATGAagggtctggaggcagaggtgaaggAGTCGGTGAGGGCCTGCTTCAGGACCTGCTTTCCCTCTGAGACCAAGGACAAGCCTGAGAGGGACTGCGAGTGCCCCCCGGAGCTGTGTGAGCAGGACCCAGTCGTAGCAAAGACAGATGTCCAGGAGAGCCACCTTTGA